The Saccharicrinis carchari sequence AAGCCATCCGTTCTTTTACATCCTTAATCACATCATTTGAGTTTTCACCTTTCAGCATCATCACGATACCGCCAACAGCCTCTCCTTTTCCGTCTTTTGTAAAGGCGCCATAACGTACAAAACTGCCGTATTTCACTTCTGCCACATCCCTTATGAAAATGGGTTGCCCGTCAATGTTTGCAACCAAAGTGTTTTTTATATCATCCAACGAACGCATCAACCCTTCGCCACGGATAAAGTTGGCCTGAAAGTTTTTCTCGATATATGCGCCGCCTGTGTTTTGGTTGTTGTCGTCAAGGGCTTCAAAGATATCAGAAATGGCCAAGCCCATACTTCTGAGTTTATCGGGATTAACAGCTACTTCGTACTGTTTACCCCTGCCGCCAAAAGAGTTTACTTCTACCACTCCGGGCAGCATGGCCATTTGACGTTTTACAATCCATTCCTGCATGGTGCGGAGTTCCATATCGTCGTAAATGGTATCGTAACCGGGTTGCACTTCAAGCGTGTATTGATAAATTTCGCCCAGTCCGGTGCTGATGGGAGCCATAAACGGTTCTCCAAAGCCCTGCGGAATTTTTTCTTTTACTTCGGCCAACGCTTCACTCACCAACTGCCGCGGAAGATATGTCCCGGCACTTTCTTTGAAAACAATGGTCACAACGGAAAGCCCAAACCGTGATACACTTCGGATTTCAGTAACATCTGGTAAGTTTGCCACTGCCAATTCTACCTGATAGGTTACAAACTGTTCAATGTCCTCTGTACCCAAATTGGGAGCAGTTGTAATAACCAATACCTGGTTGTTTGTAATGTCAGGGGTGGCGTCAAGCGGCACTTTGGTCATGGAATATATTCCGCCAATAATCAGTCCGATTGTCATCAGCCCAATTAGTGCCTTGTTCTTTATTGAAAAGGATATTATTTTATTTATCATTTGAATTATCTGAATTATTTATTAAGAATATGAATCAATCTTAAGGTGTATTAATCCATGAGATAACTCATAAACATACTTTTGTTACGAAGCATTACACCAAGAAATTGATGAGAGCGAATTGTTAAGATTGAACGATTATATTTTGGGAGGTTGCCAGATGGAAGAAACAGGATTTGAAAATCTTGATTCTTTGAAAGGAATATTTAAAGTAAGCACTTTAATTTCGGACAATAAACCATCATAAAATGAAGGGAAAGAAAGTGTTTGGCAACAATGACAAAAACAAAAAGGGGAACATAAATCTAAATCATTTGCCTGATTATGG is a genomic window containing:
- a CDS encoding DUF6660 family protein — encoded protein: MKYIAVILSIYVMVLTAMPCDDMHTADSNPASYEFSEQNHNQANDLDLCSPFCFCHCCQTLSFPSFYDGLLSEIKVLTLNIPFKESRFSNPVSSIWQPPKI